In the genome of Paenibacillus pabuli, one region contains:
- a CDS encoding MarR family winged helix-turn-helix transcriptional regulator yields MNNFRYQACLNIIQMSKIIQDQFRSELKKAGLTFTELSVLVSLEHIEKQAIQQITQSVSLTSGALTYILDKLEKKELLIRIPCNSDRRVIFVQLTDKGKYLIHSILPNLYNLADAQFNLLTMDDADKLEKFVSDISSKE; encoded by the coding sequence ATGAATAACTTCCGATATCAAGCATGTCTTAATATCATCCAAATGTCAAAAATTATTCAGGACCAATTTCGGAGTGAGTTAAAGAAAGCAGGCCTAACTTTTACGGAACTTTCTGTGTTAGTATCGCTTGAACATATAGAAAAACAAGCGATCCAACAAATTACACAAAGTGTTTCTTTGACTAGTGGTGCTTTAACGTATATCCTGGACAAATTGGAGAAAAAAGAGTTGCTAATTAGGATTCCTTGTAATTCCGATCGTAGAGTAATATTCGTACAACTAACTGATAAAGGTAAATACTTAATACATTCTATACTTCCAAATCTGTATAATTTGGCTGATGCTCAATTCAATTTGCTAACAATGGATGACGCTGATAAACTTGAAAAGTTTGTATCGGATATTTCCTCTAAGGAATGA
- a CDS encoding WGxxGxxG family protein, protein MKKQLTTAVVSIFLLAALAVPASAHDVNEAAVDGRDNNTYHYNSTTNNPNTVRAHSTANDNRMDWGWLGLLGLLGLAGMRKRVSDHSDR, encoded by the coding sequence ATGAAAAAACAATTAACCACTGCTGTTGTTTCAATATTCTTATTGGCTGCTTTAGCTGTTCCAGCGTCAGCTCACGATGTAAATGAAGCTGCGGTTGATGGACGAGACAATAACACGTACCATTACAACAGCACCACTAATAACCCAAACACTGTAAGAGCACATTCAACAGCTAACGATAACCGTATGGACTGGGGATGGCTTGGATTACTTGGATTACTTGGTCTAGCTGGCATGCGTAAAAGAGTATCTGATCACTCTGATCGCTAA
- a CDS encoding glycoside hydrolase family 43 protein: protein MNMITNPILPGFHPDPSICRAGEDYYIATSTFEWFPGVRIHHSRDLVHWGAMPSPLTRTAQLSMEGNINSGGVWAPCLSYDNGVFYLIYTDVKSRIGAFKDTHNYLVTTTDIEGPWSDPVYLNSSGFDPSLFHDEDGRKWLVNMIWDHRKGKNRFAGIVLQEYSVQEQKLVGPAVNIFKGTELGLTEAPHLYKHNDYYYLVTAEGGTGYEHAVTVARSRTLQGPYEVDPANPILTSQGRTDLPLQKAGHGSLVETHTGEWYMAHLVGRPIREKHCILGRETALQRCFWSDEGWLRLASGDRYPELQVTGPKIKPHPFEPTGEMDHFDQAKLRHDWNTLRIPPDETWLSLTERPGYLRLHGMESMSSTHRQSMLARRLQSFECEAETCLEFTPDHPQQMAGLILYYDTQDYLYLRVTYHEEKGLCLGIIQSKYGVYDELLEEDIPLQKGKRIRLRAVVHHDRACFYHALDDDSSWVQTGGWTDITHLCDESPEYIRFTGTYIGLCVQDLGGSRKHADFDYFAYKETNNQTTNTEKGTNTIHI from the coding sequence ATCAACATGATCACCAATCCCATTCTTCCCGGCTTTCACCCCGATCCCTCCATCTGCCGGGCAGGAGAAGATTATTATATCGCCACTTCTACGTTTGAGTGGTTCCCTGGTGTACGCATTCACCACTCCAGGGATCTGGTGCATTGGGGGGCGATGCCTTCTCCGCTGACTCGCACCGCTCAGCTAAGCATGGAGGGAAACATTAATTCGGGAGGTGTATGGGCTCCTTGTCTCAGCTATGATAACGGCGTGTTTTACCTGATATATACCGATGTGAAGAGCCGGATAGGCGCTTTTAAAGATACCCATAATTACCTTGTCACCACAACGGATATAGAAGGGCCTTGGTCCGATCCCGTATATTTGAACAGCAGCGGCTTTGACCCTTCCTTGTTTCATGACGAAGATGGACGCAAGTGGCTGGTCAATATGATCTGGGATCACCGTAAAGGCAAGAACCGATTTGCAGGCATCGTACTGCAGGAATACTCGGTTCAGGAACAAAAGCTGGTCGGACCTGCGGTTAACATTTTTAAGGGAACAGAACTGGGACTGACGGAAGCGCCTCATCTTTATAAACACAACGACTATTACTACTTAGTCACAGCTGAGGGCGGAACCGGATACGAGCATGCCGTTACGGTTGCCCGTTCTCGTACATTGCAGGGACCTTACGAAGTCGATCCGGCTAACCCGATTCTCACTTCACAAGGCAGGACGGATTTACCGCTGCAAAAGGCGGGCCATGGCAGTCTCGTCGAGACGCATACGGGCGAATGGTACATGGCTCATCTTGTGGGAAGACCTATTCGAGAGAAACACTGCATTCTTGGGCGTGAAACGGCGCTGCAGCGTTGTTTCTGGAGTGATGAGGGATGGCTGAGGCTTGCAAGCGGGGATCGGTATCCGGAGCTTCAGGTGACAGGGCCGAAGATTAAGCCGCACCCGTTTGAACCGACAGGGGAGATGGACCATTTTGATCAGGCCAAGCTTCGTCACGATTGGAATACACTTCGTATTCCGCCAGACGAAACATGGCTTAGTCTGACGGAACGTCCGGGTTATTTACGCTTGCATGGGATGGAATCGATGAGTTCAACGCACAGACAAAGCATGCTTGCCCGCAGGTTGCAGTCTTTTGAATGCGAAGCCGAGACGTGCCTTGAATTCACGCCGGACCATCCGCAGCAAATGGCAGGATTGATTCTGTATTACGATACTCAGGACTACCTCTATCTGCGGGTAACTTATCATGAAGAAAAGGGGCTGTGTCTTGGCATCATTCAGTCCAAATACGGAGTGTATGATGAACTCTTGGAAGAGGATATTCCACTGCAAAAGGGGAAGCGAATTCGTTTGAGAGCTGTAGTCCATCATGATCGTGCTTGCTTTTACCATGCGTTAGACGATGATTCATCATGGGTTCAGACAGGCGGGTGGACGGATATCACGCATCTGTGCGATGAATCCCCGGAGTACATCCGGTTTACGGGAACTTATATCGGGCTTTGTGTGCAGGATCTTGGCGGGAGCCGCAAACATGCTGACTTTGATTATTTCGCATACAAAGAAACGAACAACCAAACAACCAACACTGAAAAAGGGACGAATACGATTCACATCTGA
- a CDS encoding YjhG/YagF family D-xylonate dehydratase yields the protein MYEQIMSIMGEKESDFFEITAHAPGAAGRLPLTDDLLRNAPSGDLFGMSQNVGMGWKPGELNGKQFLILSTQGGIRNEDGSPAALGYHTGHWEVGLLMKAAADELSSRGGIPFAGYVSDPCDGRSQGTTGMFDSLPYRNDAAMVFRRLIRSLPTRKGVLGVATCDKGLPAMMLALAGMPQLPGVIVPGGVTLPPTDGEDAGKIQTIGARYASGELSLEMASELGCRACATPGGGCQFLGTAATAQVVAEAMGMTVPHAALAPSGQPIWIEMARQSSRALIHMETQGMKMADIVTDASIRNAMIVHAAFGGSTNLLLHIPAIAHAAGLTLPSVQDWIQINKNVPRLVSALPNGPIFYPTIRVFQAGGVPEVMLHLRQLGLLEESVPTVTGTSLGQVLDWWESSERRHVMRKQLKEKDGIDPDSVIMSAEHSQRLGISSTVTFPTGNIAPEGSVIKSTSIDPDVLDEHGVYRHRGTAKVFTTEREAIRAIKTGGIRAGDIIVLLGRGPSGTGMEETYQLTSALKHLSFGKYVSLITDARFSGVSTGACIGHVGPEGLAGGPIGKLRNGDLIDIVVDRSTLDGSINFVGVEGMEVSPEEGAVILAQRPFHPDMRPDEALPDDTRLWAALQSVSGGTWRGNVYDVDRIITALEAGKKVLGWS from the coding sequence ATGTACGAACAGATCATGTCGATTATGGGGGAGAAGGAGTCCGACTTCTTCGAGATAACAGCTCATGCTCCAGGGGCAGCAGGACGCCTGCCTTTGACCGACGATTTGCTGCGAAATGCTCCAAGCGGAGACTTGTTCGGCATGTCCCAGAACGTTGGAATGGGCTGGAAACCTGGAGAATTAAACGGAAAACAGTTTCTGATCCTAAGTACGCAGGGCGGTATCCGTAATGAAGATGGCAGTCCCGCTGCTCTCGGTTATCATACGGGGCACTGGGAGGTTGGTCTGCTGATGAAGGCGGCGGCAGATGAACTGTCCAGCCGCGGCGGAATCCCGTTTGCCGGATATGTCAGCGACCCTTGCGACGGCAGGTCGCAAGGAACGACCGGCATGTTCGACTCACTGCCGTACCGGAACGATGCCGCGATGGTATTCCGCAGATTGATTCGATCCCTGCCCACGCGAAAAGGCGTGCTCGGCGTTGCAACATGTGATAAGGGACTGCCTGCCATGATGCTCGCGCTGGCAGGTATGCCCCAGCTGCCAGGAGTGATCGTTCCAGGAGGCGTTACCCTTCCGCCTACGGATGGAGAGGACGCGGGTAAAATTCAAACCATCGGTGCAAGGTACGCAAGTGGAGAGCTTTCGCTAGAAATGGCATCGGAGTTGGGATGCCGGGCTTGCGCTACACCGGGCGGCGGCTGTCAGTTTCTGGGGACAGCGGCAACCGCCCAGGTGGTAGCAGAGGCAATGGGCATGACGGTGCCTCATGCCGCTCTGGCTCCTTCGGGGCAGCCGATCTGGATCGAGATGGCACGGCAATCCTCGCGTGCACTCATCCACATGGAGACCCAAGGGATGAAGATGGCGGACATTGTCACAGATGCATCGATCCGCAATGCAATGATTGTACATGCCGCGTTCGGCGGATCTACCAACCTGCTTCTTCACATCCCGGCGATCGCTCATGCGGCTGGTTTAACACTGCCCAGCGTTCAGGACTGGATTCAGATCAACAAGAATGTTCCGAGACTGGTTAGTGCTTTGCCCAACGGCCCCATCTTTTACCCGACCATTCGGGTATTTCAGGCCGGAGGTGTTCCCGAGGTCATGCTTCACCTCAGACAGCTTGGTTTACTTGAGGAGTCTGTTCCGACAGTAACCGGCACATCTTTGGGGCAAGTGCTGGATTGGTGGGAATCGTCAGAGCGCCGTCATGTCATGCGGAAACAATTGAAGGAGAAGGACGGCATCGATCCGGACAGTGTCATCATGAGTGCAGAACACTCGCAGCGTCTCGGGATTTCCTCCACCGTGACATTTCCGACCGGCAATATTGCCCCCGAAGGCTCGGTTATTAAATCCACCTCCATCGACCCGGATGTACTGGATGAACACGGGGTATATCGTCACCGGGGTACAGCAAAAGTGTTTACAACCGAACGTGAAGCGATCCGTGCAATCAAAACAGGCGGCATTCGGGCAGGTGACATCATTGTCTTGCTTGGACGCGGACCTTCCGGGACCGGGATGGAGGAGACCTATCAGCTTACGTCCGCGCTCAAGCACCTGTCCTTTGGAAAATACGTGTCACTCATTACCGATGCCCGTTTCTCTGGCGTGTCCACCGGTGCTTGTATTGGGCATGTTGGTCCCGAAGGGCTTGCCGGCGGTCCAATCGGCAAGCTGCGGAACGGAGACTTGATTGACATTGTGGTGGATCGAAGCACCCTGGATGGAAGCATTAATTTTGTCGGAGTAGAAGGAATGGAGGTTTCCCCCGAAGAAGGGGCCGTCATCCTGGCACAAAGACCGTTTCATCCGGATATGCGGCCAGATGAAGCACTGCCGGATGATACGCGCTTATGGGCAGCGCTGCAATCTGTCAGCGGCGGCACGTGGAGAGGCAATGTGTACGATGTTGACCGGATTATAACTGCGCTGGAGGCTGGCAAAAAAGTGCTGGGGTGGAGCTGA
- a CDS encoding DUF3231 family protein encodes MGILSGNPKSEPMHYGEIFSVWQCSTVAKGALSFYQAFLNHAGDKDLKKTLEALIDQAKLEIKECDTLLTDNGIAPTPALPERPPVKLEDIPVGARFTDPEIAAKIASDTSMGLVACSQVMGQSIREDIGALFAKYHVTKTALGVRILQLSKEKGWLIPPPLQVKRPEAVEV; translated from the coding sequence ATGGGGATATTAAGTGGAAATCCAAAAAGTGAACCTATGCATTATGGGGAAATCTTCAGTGTATGGCAATGTTCAACAGTTGCGAAGGGAGCGCTTTCCTTCTACCAGGCATTTCTAAATCATGCAGGAGATAAGGATTTAAAGAAAACATTAGAAGCGCTGATAGATCAAGCTAAACTTGAGATTAAAGAATGTGATACGCTGCTTACGGATAACGGAATTGCGCCAACGCCGGCTTTACCAGAAAGACCTCCAGTAAAACTTGAAGATATTCCTGTTGGTGCAAGATTTACGGATCCGGAGATAGCGGCAAAGATTGCATCGGATACTTCAATGGGATTGGTTGCTTGTAGTCAAGTTATGGGGCAATCGATTAGAGAGGATATTGGAGCCTTATTTGCAAAGTATCATGTTACGAAAACTGCTTTAGGCGTTCGTATTCTTCAACTAAGTAAAGAAAAAGGGTGGCTTATTCCTCCGCCTCTTCAAGTGAAAAGACCGGAAGCAGTTGAGGTTTAA
- a CDS encoding fructose-1,6-bisphosphatase, with translation MDEQFLDLLAEKYDTEEKVITEIINLEAISNLPKGTEHFVSDLHGEFQAFQHVLRNGSGTVKEKIKELFRKVWTDQEINEFAALVYYPEEKIQLVKGDLCNKQALNQWYRQTIEHMLKLISYASSKYTRSKLRKALPEQYVYIVEELLYKTDSTNNKDPYYEEIYRQIISLGQADNLIIGLAYTTQRLVVDHLHVVGDIYDRGPYPDKIMDTLINYHSVDIQWGNHDVLWIGAYAGSLVCLANIIRICARYDNLDIIEDVYGINLRPLLNLAEKYYDDNPAFRPKLQSDHNGSEQEILQITKIHQAIAMIQFKLEIPIIKRRPYFNMSDRLLLEQIDYDKNEINICGKTYLLKNTCFATVNPQKPEQLLEEERQVMEKLLFSVQHSEKLARHMNFLMKKGSLYLKYNGNLLIHGCIPLDEEGNMEEMQIEDKTYAGRQLLDVFEDYLRYAFAHPEESEDLATDMVWYIWTGECSSLFGKRAMTTFERYFIQDKETHKEKKNPYYHLRENEEICRKILLEFDLNPDHGHVINGHTPVKESRGESPIKANGKMLVIDGGFSKAYQSTTGIAGYTLLFNSFGMQLVAHQKFNSKEDVLCNGTDVLSVKRLVDKELERKLVKETNVGEKLLQKISNLKDLLEYRYMK, from the coding sequence TTGGATGAGCAGTTTCTAGATTTATTAGCCGAGAAATATGATACGGAAGAAAAAGTCATAACAGAGATCATCAACCTTGAAGCGATCTCCAATCTCCCGAAGGGAACTGAGCATTTTGTCAGTGATTTACATGGGGAGTTCCAGGCTTTTCAGCATGTACTAAGAAATGGTTCGGGTACCGTCAAAGAGAAAATCAAAGAATTATTCCGTAAGGTTTGGACAGATCAAGAAATCAATGAATTTGCGGCGTTGGTTTATTATCCGGAAGAAAAAATACAACTGGTTAAAGGGGATCTGTGTAATAAACAAGCTTTGAACCAGTGGTATAGACAAACGATTGAACACATGCTTAAGCTTATTTCTTATGCCTCTTCCAAATATACGCGCTCGAAATTGCGTAAAGCTCTGCCAGAGCAGTATGTATATATTGTAGAAGAGCTTCTATACAAGACGGATTCGACCAACAATAAGGATCCTTATTACGAGGAAATATATCGGCAAATTATATCCTTGGGTCAGGCGGACAATCTCATTATCGGCCTTGCTTATACGACTCAGCGTCTGGTAGTTGACCACCTTCATGTGGTTGGCGATATTTATGACCGGGGGCCGTACCCCGATAAAATTATGGACACGCTAATCAACTATCATTCTGTAGATATTCAGTGGGGGAACCATGATGTCCTGTGGATCGGCGCTTATGCGGGTTCCCTGGTCTGCCTTGCAAATATTATCCGGATCTGCGCCAGATACGACAATCTGGACATCATCGAAGACGTATACGGAATCAATCTTCGCCCACTGCTAAACTTGGCGGAGAAATATTATGATGACAATCCGGCCTTCAGACCAAAGCTGCAGTCCGACCATAACGGTTCGGAGCAGGAAATCCTGCAGATTACCAAAATTCATCAGGCTATTGCCATGATCCAGTTTAAGCTTGAAATCCCGATTATCAAGAGACGCCCATACTTTAATATGTCGGATAGGCTTTTGCTTGAGCAGATTGATTACGACAAAAATGAAATCAACATCTGCGGAAAAACGTATTTACTCAAAAACACCTGTTTCGCAACCGTAAATCCGCAGAAGCCTGAACAATTGCTGGAGGAAGAACGCCAGGTGATGGAAAAGCTGCTGTTCTCCGTTCAGCATTCCGAAAAGCTGGCCCGACATATGAATTTTCTCATGAAAAAGGGCAGCCTTTATTTAAAATACAACGGGAATTTGTTAATCCACGGCTGTATACCTTTGGATGAAGAAGGAAATATGGAAGAAATGCAGATTGAAGACAAGACATATGCGGGCCGTCAATTGCTTGATGTTTTTGAAGATTATTTACGTTACGCCTTTGCGCATCCGGAAGAGTCAGAAGATCTGGCGACGGATATGGTCTGGTACATCTGGACAGGGGAATGTTCCTCGCTCTTTGGCAAGAGAGCAATGACCACTTTTGAACGGTATTTTATCCAAGATAAAGAAACCCATAAGGAGAAAAAGAATCCTTACTACCATTTACGTGAAAATGAAGAGATCTGTCGAAAAATCTTGCTGGAGTTTGATTTGAATCCGGATCATGGACATGTCATTAACGGCCACACGCCAGTCAAAGAAAGTCGTGGAGAGAGCCCCATTAAAGCTAACGGAAAAATGCTTGTGATTGACGGCGGTTTTTCCAAAGCCTATCAATCCACAACAGGCATTGCCGGATATACGTTGTTGTTTAATTCCTTTGGCATGCAGCTCGTCGCCCATCAGAAATTCAATTCAAAAGAAGATGTGTTATGCAACGGAACGGACGTATTGTCTGTAAAAAGACTGGTGGATAAAGAACTGGAACGGAAACTGGTGAAGGAAACCAATGTTGGGGAGAAGCTGCT
- a CDS encoding GlsB/YeaQ/YmgE family stress response membrane protein gives MDLLWVLIVGGLIGWLSGNLIGRDVPGGVIGNIIAGFIGSWLGTELLGPRGPVIGGFHIIPAIVGSIIALLIFFALARGGAFRRR, from the coding sequence ATGGATCTGCTCTGGGTACTCATCGTTGGTGGACTTATTGGCTGGTTAAGCGGCAACTTGATTGGGCGGGACGTACCGGGTGGTGTAATTGGGAACATTATTGCGGGTTTTATCGGTTCCTGGTTAGGAACGGAATTATTGGGACCAAGAGGGCCGGTGATTGGCGGATTTCACATTATTCCAGCCATCGTTGGCTCGATTATTGCCCTGCTCATCTTCTTCGCTCTGGCACGCGGCGGAGCCTTCCGAAGACGTTAA
- a CDS encoding SMI1/KNR4 family protein, with protein MEENENAVVKVSLFGGRRYNVKSKIHEFLTWAETNGWTIRSKSSNHLNLDRDVRTRYDNIPDQYLDLLRVVKQCISPSEQTWFLCENEYNHSADTAFQWNEFELLSLDAAAGDDQWTSEIKTWWDHYLPIVISVHGGYSFYAIELFNEIGTIVRGEEPEFEEITKVADNLDEFLQLIMTNSIVLE; from the coding sequence ATGGAAGAGAACGAAAATGCCGTGGTAAAAGTGAGTCTATTTGGAGGAAGAAGGTACAATGTGAAGAGTAAAATCCATGAATTTCTGACTTGGGCTGAAACTAACGGTTGGACAATCCGCTCCAAATCGTCTAATCATCTAAATTTAGATAGGGATGTGAGAACAAGATACGACAACATTCCTGATCAATATTTGGATTTATTACGTGTTGTAAAACAATGTATTTCACCCAGTGAGCAGACATGGTTCCTGTGTGAAAATGAATATAATCATAGCGCAGATACGGCGTTTCAATGGAATGAATTTGAATTACTCAGCTTGGATGCAGCAGCTGGAGATGATCAATGGACATCTGAGATTAAGACATGGTGGGATCATTATCTGCCAATCGTCATCTCCGTTCATGGGGGATATTCTTTCTACGCGATTGAATTGTTTAACGAGATAGGTACAATCGTACGCGGAGAAGAACCTGAATTTGAAGAAATCACCAAAGTCGCAGACAATTTAGATGAGTTTTTGCAACTTATTATGACAAATTCAATCGTTCTAGAATGA
- a CDS encoding carbohydrate-binding protein has protein sequence MYINLRKVKLLKLNLKKSVHILLACLTALPLMLTPTHVSAASDANINLSSEKQLIKGFGGINHPAWIGDLTASQRETAFGNGQNQLGFTILRIYVDENRNNWYREVATAKRAIEQGALVFASPWNPPSDMVETFNRNGDTNAKRLKYDKYAAYAQHLNDFVTYMKNNGVDLYAISVQNEPDYAHDWTWWTPQEMLRFMKENAGSIQNTKVMAPESFQYLKNMSDPILNDPQALANMDILGAHTYGTQFKDFAYPLFKQKGAGKELWMTEVYYPNSDNNSSDRWPEALDVSYHMHNAMVEGDFQAYVWWYIRRQYGPMNEDGTISKRGYNMAHFSKFVRPGYYRVDATKNPDTNTFVSAYKGDNKVVIVAINRGTSAASQKFVLQNGNASTVSSWVTDSSRNLATGAPITVSSGSFTAQLPAQSVTTFVANITDSSGVNPGSGTTYEAETGTTLTDAVIETLYPGYTGSGYVNFNALTGSAIQWNAINNTITGTKNVKFRYALESGTRNLDIFVNGTKVISNEPFPATGSWSTWSEKTIQIPMNMGTNTIKVVTTGTEGPNVDNITVTAAQ, from the coding sequence ATGTATATCAATTTGAGGAAGGTGAAACTATTGAAATTGAACTTGAAAAAATCAGTCCACATTCTGTTGGCCTGTTTGACGGCCCTGCCTCTAATGTTAACTCCGACCCACGTGTCGGCAGCAAGTGATGCCAACATTAATTTATCATCTGAAAAACAGCTCATCAAGGGTTTTGGGGGGATTAACCATCCTGCCTGGATCGGCGACTTAACGGCATCCCAGCGTGAAACCGCCTTTGGCAACGGACAAAATCAGCTTGGGTTTACCATTTTAAGAATCTATGTCGACGAAAATCGAAATAACTGGTATAGAGAGGTTGCCACCGCGAAAAGAGCGATCGAGCAAGGTGCTCTCGTATTCGCTTCACCTTGGAATCCGCCAAGTGATATGGTCGAAACCTTTAATCGAAATGGGGATACGAACGCCAAACGACTGAAATACGACAAATATGCCGCGTACGCACAGCATCTGAACGACTTCGTCACTTATATGAAAAATAATGGCGTAGACCTGTATGCCATCTCGGTACAAAATGAGCCGGATTATGCCCACGACTGGACCTGGTGGACACCGCAGGAGATGCTTCGTTTCATGAAGGAGAATGCAGGCTCCATTCAAAATACCAAAGTTATGGCACCTGAATCGTTCCAGTATCTGAAAAACATGTCTGACCCGATCCTGAATGATCCTCAGGCACTCGCCAACATGGACATCCTGGGAGCACATACGTATGGAACCCAGTTCAAAGATTTTGCATACCCGCTCTTTAAACAAAAAGGAGCCGGTAAAGAACTGTGGATGACTGAAGTGTATTACCCCAACAGTGATAACAACTCATCGGACCGCTGGCCTGAGGCACTGGACGTATCTTACCATATGCACAACGCCATGGTTGAAGGGGATTTTCAGGCATATGTATGGTGGTACATTCGCAGACAATATGGTCCGATGAATGAAGACGGGACCATTAGCAAACGTGGGTATAATATGGCCCATTTCTCTAAATTTGTGCGACCAGGCTATTACAGAGTAGATGCAACCAAAAATCCGGACACCAATACTTTCGTTTCAGCCTACAAAGGCGATAACAAAGTGGTCATTGTGGCGATTAATCGCGGCACCTCAGCTGCAAGCCAAAAGTTCGTTTTGCAGAATGGTAACGCCTCCACTGTTTCCTCATGGGTTACGGATAGCAGTCGAAATCTTGCAACCGGAGCACCGATTACAGTGTCTAGCGGAAGCTTTACAGCACAACTGCCAGCCCAAAGCGTAACTACGTTCGTAGCCAACATCACCGACAGTAGTGGCGTTAATCCAGGTAGTGGAACCACGTACGAAGCGGAGACCGGCACTACACTTACCGATGCTGTCATCGAGACCCTCTATCCGGGTTACACTGGGTCTGGGTATGTGAACTTCAACGCTTTAACGGGTTCAGCGATCCAATGGAATGCCATCAACAACACGATAACAGGTACCAAAAACGTAAAGTTTCGTTATGCGCTGGAAAGCGGAACACGTAATCTCGACATTTTCGTCAACGGGACCAAAGTCATCAGCAACGAACCCTTCCCGGCAACCGGCAGCTGGTCGACTTGGAGTGAAAAAACCATTCAGATCCCCATGAACATGGGAACCAATACGATTAAAGTGGTAACAACCGGCACGGAAGGGCCGAATGTGGATAATATCACGGTTACAGCAGCGCAATAA